Proteins from a genomic interval of Marinifilum sp. JC120:
- a CDS encoding peptide chain release factor 1 — MFAKLEDIERSFMDLEQELADPEVYNNQERYKKVTIAHSELGEVVAVFREYKQLSADLEDNKEMAADSDPEIREMAEMEIAEIKSRLPKLEEELKLLLLPKDPMDGKNIILEIRAGTGGEEAALFAADLFRMYSRFAESNGWKVEVMNSNHTGTGGFKEIIAAISGSRIYSKMKYESGTHRVQRVPATETQGRIHTSAATVAIMPEAEEVDVQVRNEDLRIDVFRASGPGGQSVNTTDSAIRITHLPTGLVVICQDEKSQHKNKAKAMKVLCSRLLQAEQDKQHAEMAEQRRAQVGSGDRSERIRTYNFPQGRITDHRINLTLYKLDAVMEGDMNEVVDALVGHYQSEALKQQAQD, encoded by the coding sequence ATGTTTGCCAAGTTGGAAGATATTGAACGTTCTTTCATGGATCTGGAGCAGGAGCTTGCAGATCCGGAAGTTTATAATAATCAGGAGCGGTACAAGAAAGTAACCATTGCCCATTCCGAGCTTGGTGAAGTTGTAGCTGTTTTTCGTGAATACAAACAGCTTTCCGCCGACCTTGAAGATAACAAGGAAATGGCCGCTGATTCCGATCCTGAGATTCGCGAAATGGCTGAAATGGAAATCGCCGAGATTAAGAGCCGTCTTCCCAAGCTGGAAGAGGAACTTAAGCTTCTCCTGTTGCCTAAAGACCCCATGGACGGCAAGAACATTATTCTTGAAATCCGTGCCGGTACCGGCGGCGAGGAAGCAGCTCTTTTTGCTGCCGACCTTTTTCGCATGTATTCCCGTTTTGCTGAATCCAACGGTTGGAAGGTTGAAGTCATGAACTCCAACCACACCGGAACAGGCGGTTTTAAAGAAATCATTGCTGCTATCAGCGGTAGCCGCATCTATTCCAAGATGAAATACGAGTCCGGTACCCACCGTGTTCAGCGTGTGCCTGCTACTGAAACTCAGGGACGTATTCACACTTCAGCGGCTACTGTGGCGATTATGCCCGAAGCTGAAGAAGTTGACGTACAGGTTCGCAATGAAGATTTGCGCATCGACGTCTTCCGTGCTTCCGGTCCCGGCGGTCAGTCCGTTAACACCACTGACTCAGCTATCCGCATTACTCACCTTCCGACCGGGCTGGTTGTTATTTGCCAGGATGAAAAGTCCCAGCATAAAAACAAGGCCAAGGCTATGAAGGTTCTCTGCTCCCGTCTGTTGCAGGCCGAGCAGGACAAGCAGCATGCTGAAATGGCTGAGCAGCGTCGCGCACAGGTCGGTTCCGGTGACCGTTCAGAACGTATTCGTACTTACAACTTTCCACAGGGTAGAATTACCGACCACCGTATCAACCTGACTCTCTACAAGCTTGATGCTGTGATGGAAGGGGATATGAACGAAGTTGTTGATGCCCTCGTCGGTCATTATCAGTCTGAAGCTCTCAAACAGCAGGCTCAGGACTAA